One Vitis vinifera cultivar Pinot Noir 40024 chromosome 8, ASM3070453v1 genomic window carries:
- the LOC100259748 gene encoding 2-Cys peroxiredoxin — MACSAPSTPTTLLSSNPRAFPSKSLSTVASFSKPLSPQTLTIPNSFNPLRKPFQSPVPRSISSRGSHSRRSLVVRASSEAPLVGNKAPDFEAEAVFDQEFIKVTLSEYIGKKYVILFFYPLDFTFVCPTEITAFSDRYEEFEKLNTEILGVSIDSVFSHLAWVQTDRKSGGLGDLKYPLVSDVTKSISKSYDVLIPDQGVALRGLFIIDKEGIIQHATINNLAIGRSVDETMRTLQALQYVQENPDEVCPAGWKPGEKSMKPDPKLSKEYFAAI; from the exons ATGGCCTGCTCGGCTCCTTCAACCCCCACCACTCTCCTCTCTTCCAACCCCAGGGCTTTTCCTTCCAAATCCCTATCCACCGTGGCTTCATTTTCCAAGCCCCTCTCTCCCCAAACCCTAACCATCCCCAATTCCTTCAATCCTCTGCGCAAGCCCTTTCAATCTCCGGTCCCCCGCTCCATTTCCTCCCGTGGCTCTCACTCCAGACGTAGCCTCGTTGTCAGGGCT AGTAG TGAAGCTCCACTGGTTGGGAATAAGGCACCGGATTTTGAGGCAGAAGCTGTTTTTGATCAGGAGTTCATCAAG GTTACACTTTCAGAGTATATTGGGAAGAAATATGTGATTCTCTTTTTCTACCCACTGGACTTCACATTTGTTTGTCCTACAG AGATCACTGCTTTCAGTGACCGCTATGAAGAGTTTGAGAAGTTAAACACAGAAATATTGGGTGTTTCTATTGACAGTGTG TTCTCGCACCTTGCATGGGTCCAAACAGATAGAAAGTCAGGTGGCCTTGGTGATCTCAAGTATCCCCTGGTCTCTGATGTCACtaagtcaatttcaaaatcttatGATGTGCTGATTCCAGATCAG GGAGTTGCACTCAGGGGGCTTTTCATTATTGACAAGGAAGGAATTATTCAGCACGCCACTATCAACAATCTTGCCATTGGGCGGAGCGTCGATGAGACAATGAGAACACTCCAG GCATTACAGTATGTGCAAGAGAACCCAGATGAAGTTTGCCCAGCTGGGTGGAAGCCTGGAGAGAAGTCCATGAAGCCAGATCCCAAGCTCAGCAAGGAATATTTTGCAGCAATATAA
- the LOC100254596 gene encoding transcription termination factor MTEF1, chloroplastic has product MQETIHLSSKHSSFPKSHVLHSHHDFSTLSRPRIIHFPILSSKTSITIPPKPSKSPELPSISPPSSPDPPDPHSQFEEKMLYLDSIGLDLFSLINDHPPIVCASLDDIKSTVDFLYSMGFTALEFCRICGMCPEILNSRVSDIVPVFTFLLREARVDGSDLRRVVNRRPRLLACNVKNRLRPTLYFLQSIGISEVNKHTNLLSCSVEEKLIPRIDYLEKIGFSKRDAVSMVRRFPQLFNHSIKDNLEPKFNYFVVEMGRELRELKEFPQYFSFSLENRIKPRHQCCVEKGVCFPLPIMLKTTEAKFHGRLEVCCNSSGPLRTSPLWCTNCDVNSK; this is encoded by the coding sequence ATGCAAGAAACCATCCACCTTTCCTCCAAACACAGCTCCTTTCCCAAATCCCATGTTCTCCATTCCCACCATGATTTTTCTACACTTTCCCGCCCCAGAATCATCCACTTCCCCATCCTTTCCTCAAAAACTTCAATCACCATCCCACCCAAACCCTCCAAATCCCCAGAACTCCCTTCCATATCCCCACCTTCCTCTCCCGACCCTCCCGACCCTCACTCCCAATTCGAAGAAAAAATGCTCTACCTCGACTCCATCGGCCTCGATCTCTTCTCTCTCATCAACGACCATCCTCCCATCGTCTGCGCATCCCTCGACGACATCAAATCCACTGTTGATTTCTTGTACTCCATGGGCTTTACCGCGCTAGAGTTCTGCCGCATCTGCGGCATGTGCCCGGAGATTCTCAACTCCCGCGTTTCGGACATCGTTCCCGTTTTCACCTTTCTCCTCCGCGAAGCCCGAGTGGACGGCTCCGATTTGCGCCGCGTGGTTAACCGGCGCCCCAGATTGCTCGCTTGTAATGTCAAGAACCGCCTCCGCCCCACCCTCTATTTCCTCCAGAGCATAGGCATTTCAGAGGTAAACAAACACACCAATTTGTTATCATGCAGCGTTGAAGAAAAGCTGATACCCAGAATTGATTACTTagaaaaaattgggttttcgaAACGGGACGCAGTTTCCATGGTCCGGAGGTTTCCCCAACTATTCAACCACAGTATTAAAGATAATTTGGAGCCCAAATTCAATTACTTCGTGGTGGAAATGGGTAGGGAACTGAGAGAGCTGAAGGAGTTCCCACAGTACTTCTCATTTAGTTTGGAGAATAGGATAAAGCCTAGGCACCAGTGTTGTGTGGAAAAAGGGGTGTGCTTTCCTCTCCCTATAATGTTAAAGACCACTGAAGCCAAGTTTCATGGTCGATTGGAGGTATGTTGTAATTCTTCGGGGCCTTTGAGAACTTCTCCTCTGTGGTGTACAAATTGTGATGTTAATTCAAAATAG
- the LOC100259748 gene encoding 2-Cys peroxiredoxin isoform X1, with amino-acid sequence MACSAPSTPTTLLSSNPRAFPSKSLSTVASFSKPLSPQTLTIPNSFNPLRKPFQSPVPRSISSRGSHSRRSLVVRASEAPLVGNKAPDFEAEAVFDQEFIKVTLSEYIGKKYVILFFYPLDFTFVCPTEITAFSDRYEEFEKLNTEILGVSIDSVFSHLAWVQTDRKSGGLGDLKYPLVSDVTKSISKSYDVLIPDQGVALRGLFIIDKEGIIQHATINNLAIGRSVDETMRTLQALQYVQENPDEVCPAGWKPGEKSMKPDPKLSKEYFAAI; translated from the exons ATGGCCTGCTCGGCTCCTTCAACCCCCACCACTCTCCTCTCTTCCAACCCCAGGGCTTTTCCTTCCAAATCCCTATCCACCGTGGCTTCATTTTCCAAGCCCCTCTCTCCCCAAACCCTAACCATCCCCAATTCCTTCAATCCTCTGCGCAAGCCCTTTCAATCTCCGGTCCCCCGCTCCATTTCCTCCCGTGGCTCTCACTCCAGACGTAGCCTCGTTGTCAGGGCT AGTGAAGCTCCACTGGTTGGGAATAAGGCACCGGATTTTGAGGCAGAAGCTGTTTTTGATCAGGAGTTCATCAAG GTTACACTTTCAGAGTATATTGGGAAGAAATATGTGATTCTCTTTTTCTACCCACTGGACTTCACATTTGTTTGTCCTACAG AGATCACTGCTTTCAGTGACCGCTATGAAGAGTTTGAGAAGTTAAACACAGAAATATTGGGTGTTTCTATTGACAGTGTG TTCTCGCACCTTGCATGGGTCCAAACAGATAGAAAGTCAGGTGGCCTTGGTGATCTCAAGTATCCCCTGGTCTCTGATGTCACtaagtcaatttcaaaatcttatGATGTGCTGATTCCAGATCAG GGAGTTGCACTCAGGGGGCTTTTCATTATTGACAAGGAAGGAATTATTCAGCACGCCACTATCAACAATCTTGCCATTGGGCGGAGCGTCGATGAGACAATGAGAACACTCCAG GCATTACAGTATGTGCAAGAGAACCCAGATGAAGTTTGCCCAGCTGGGTGGAAGCCTGGAGAGAAGTCCATGAAGCCAGATCCCAAGCTCAGCAAGGAATATTTTGCAGCAATATAA
- the LOC100264942 gene encoding probable aspartyl protease At4g16563, with the protein MASSSSSIILILCGFTLFSLLLLANSSPDKNPATITLPLTPLFTKNPSSDPWQLLSHLTSASLTRAHHLKHRKNTSSVNTPLFAHSYGGYSVSLSFGTPSQTLSFVMDTGSSLVWFPCTSRYVCTRCSFPNIDPAKIPTFIPKLSSSAKIVGCLNPKCGFVMDSEVRTRCPGCDQNSANCTKACPTYAIQYGLGTTVGLLLLESLVFAERTEPDFVVGCSILSSRQPSGIAGFGRGPSSLPKQMGLKKFSYCLLSHRFDDSPKSSKMTLYVGPDSKDDKTGGLSYTPFRKNPVSSNSAFKEYYYVTLRHIIVGDKRVKVPYSFMVAGSDGNGGTIVDSGSTFTFMEKPVFEAVATEFDRQMANYTRAADVEALSGLKPCFNLSGVGSVALPSLVFQFKGGAKMELPVANYFSLVGDLSVLCLTIVSNEAVGSTLSSGPSIILGNYQSQNFYTEYDLENERFGFRRQRCK; encoded by the coding sequence AtggcctcttcttcttcttctatcaTCCTCATCCTCTGTGGTTTTACTCTGTTCTCTCTGCTCCTCTTGGCAAATTCATCTCCAGATAAGAACCCCGCCACCATTACTCTCCCTTTAACACCACTGTTCACCAAGAACCCATCTTCAGATCCATGGCAGCTTCTCTCACACCTCACCTCTGCATCTTTGACAAGAGCCCACCACCTGAAACACCGCAAAAACACCTCCTCAGTCAATACCCCTCTCTTTGCTCACAGCTATGGGGGTTACTCTGTGTCTCTCAGCTTTGGCACTCCCTCACAAACACTATCTTTCGTCATGGACACCGGTAGTAGTCTGGTGTGGTTCCCATGTACTAGCCGCTATGTCTGCACAAGATGTTCTTTCCCTAACATAGACCCCGCGAAGATCCCAACCTTCATTCCTAAACTTTCGTCTTCTGCAAAGATTGTGGGGTGCTTAAACCCCAAATGTGGGTTTGTTATGGACTCAGAGGTTCGAACTCGCTGCCCGGGCTGCGACCAGAATTCCGCTAATTGTACCAAGGCTTGCCCCACTTATGCTATTCAGTATGGCTTAGGAACAACAGTGGGGCTTTTACTATTAGAATCCCTTGTTTTTGCCGAGAGAACTGAGCCTGATTTTGTTGTTGGATGTTCGATTCTCTCTTCTCGTCAACCTTCAGGAATCGCCGGATTCGGTCGCGGCCCATCTTCGTTGCCGAAGCAAATGGGCCTCAAGAAGTTCTCTTACTGTCTTCTCTCTCACCGGTTCGACGACTCCCCAAAAAGTAGTAAAATGACTTTGTACGTTGGCCCAGATTCGAAGGACGACAAGACCGGCGGCCTTAGCTACACTCCCTTCCGCAAGAACCCGGTTTCCTCAAATTCTGCATTCAAAGAGTACTACTACGTAACTCTAAGACATATCATTGTCGGAGACAAGCGCGTGAAGGTTCCGTACAGCTTTATGGTGGCGGGATCTGACGGCAACGGCGGGACCATAGTGGACTCCGGCTCGACTTTTACGTTCATGGAAAAGCCAGTTTTTGAGGCGGTGGCAACCGAGTTTGACAGGCAAATGGCCAACTACACACGTGCTGCTGACGTGGAAGCTCTTTCCGGTTTGAAACCTTGTTTCAATTTATCGGGAGTTGGCTCGGTTGCACTCCCAAGTTTGGTTTTCCAATTCAAAGGTGGTGCAAAAATGGAGTTACCGGTGGCCAATTATTTCTCGCTCGTTGGCGATTTAAGCGTTTTGTGCTTGACAATTGTGAGTAATGAGGCTGTGGGTTCCACATTAAGCAGCGGCCCATCTATCATCCTCGGTAATTATCAGTCTCAGAATTTTTACACCGAATACGATTTGGAAAATGAGAGATTTGGCTTTCGGAGACAACGTTGTAAGTAA
- the LOC100259707 gene encoding cytokinin riboside 5'-monophosphate phosphoribohydrolase LOG7, producing the protein MEDTRSRFKRICVFCGSSSGKKASYQEAAVELGKELVERRIDLVYGGGSVGLMGLVSQAVHDGGRHVLGVIPRTLMPREITGETVGEVRAVSHMHERKAEMARQADAFIALPGGYGTLEELLEVITWAQLGIHKKPVGLLNVDGYYNSLLSFIDKAVDEGFVSPTARRIIVSAPTAKELVRELEEYVPEHDEVTSKLIWEEVEIISYASEKPGVAT; encoded by the exons ATGGAGGACACCAGGTCTAGGTTCAAGAGGATTTGTGTGTTTTGTGGGAGTAGTTCTGGGAAGAAAGCTAGCTACCAGGAGGCTGCGGTTGAGTTGGGGAAGGAACTG GTGGAGAGAAGGATTGATTTGGTCTATGGAGGTGGGAGCGTGGGACTGATGGGTCTTGTTTCTCAGGCTGTTCATGATGGTGGGCGCCATGTTCTAGg GGTTATTCCAAGGACTCTAATGCCTAGAGAG ATTACTGGAGAGACTGTTGGAGAAGTGAGGGCTGTATCCCATATGCACGAAAGGAAAGCTGAGATGGCCCGTCAAGCTGATGCCTTCATTGCCCTCCCag GTGGGTATGGGACCCTTGAAGAGCTGCTTGAAGTCATTACATGGGCACAACTTGGAATCCACAAAAAACCA GTGGGTCTGTTGAATGTGGATGGATACTACAATTCCTTGTTGTCTTTCATTGACAAGGCTGTCGATGAAGGCTTTGTTTCACCAACTGCTCGCCGCATTATAGTGTCCGCACCAACAGCCAAAGAATTGGTCAGAGAACTTGAG GAATACGTTCCGGAGCATGATGAAGTGACATCTAAGCTGATCTGGGAAGAGGTGGAAATAATAAGTTACGCGTCAGAGAAGCCTGGTGTGGCCACATGA